One Globicephala melas chromosome 4, mGloMel1.2, whole genome shotgun sequence genomic window carries:
- the P2RY14 gene encoding P2Y purinoceptor 14 — MMNATTAPPAEGSCPRNTLITQQIIPVLYFVVFVAGILLNGVSGWIFFYVPSSKSFIVYLKNIVVSDFLMSLTFPFKILGDSGLGPWQLNVFVCRVSAVLFYVNMYVSIMFFGLIGFDRYYKIVKPLLTSFIQSVNYSKLLSVLVWSLTLLLAIPNVILTNRSVGKATRIKCMDLKNELGLKWHRASNYIFVAVFWIVFLSLVVFYTAITRKIFKSHLKSRKNSISVKKKSSRNICSIMCVFFVCFVPYHVARIPYTRSQTETHYSCQSKEILLYVKEFSLLLSAANVCLDPIIYFFLCHPFREVLRKKLHIPLKAQHDSEASKKRGNVAQESTDTV, encoded by the coding sequence ATGATGAACGCCACCACTGCCCCACCCGCAGAGGGGTCCTGCCCCCGGAACACCCTCATAACCCAGCAAATCATCCCCGTGCTGTACTTCGTGGTCTTCGTGGCCGGGATCCTCCTCAACGGCGTGTCCGGGTGGATATTCTTCTACGTGCCCAGCTCCAAGAGTTTCATCGTCTATCTCAAAAACATCGTCGTCAGTGACTTCCTGATGAGCCTGACTTTTCCTTTTAAGATCCTGGGAGACTCGGGCCTCGGGCCCTGGCAGCTGAACGTGTTTGTGTGCCGGGTCTCGGCCGTGCTCTTCTACGTCAACATGTACGTCAGCATCATGTTCTTTGGGCTCATCGGCTTTGACAGATACTATAAAATCGTGAAGCCTCTCTTGACTTCGTTCATCCAGTCCGTGAACTACAGCAAGCTCCTGTCGGTGCTGGTGTGGAGCCTCACGCTGCTGCTTGCCATCCCCAACGTGATCCTGACCAACCGGAGCGTCGGGAAGGCCACACGCATTAAATGCATGGACCTGAAGAACGAACTGGGCCTCAAGTGGCACCGAGCCTCCAACTACATCTTTGTAGCCGTCTTCTGGATTGTGTTTCTCTCCTTAGTCGTGTTCTACACTGCTATCACGAGGAAAATCTTTAAGTCCCACCTGAAGTCCAGAAAGAACTCCATCTCGGTCAAGAAGAAATCTAGCCGCAATATATGCAGCATCATGTGcgtgttttttgtctgttttgttccttaCCATGTTGCCAGAATCCCCTACACTCGGAGCCAGACAGAGACCCATTACAGCTGCCAGTCAAAAGAAATCCTGCTCTATGTGAAAGAATTCTCTCTGCTGTTGTCAGCTGCAAACGTATGCCTGGACcccattatttatttctttctgtgcCATCCATTTAGAGAAGTCTTACGTAAGAAACTGCATATCCCATTAAAAGCTCAGCATGACTCAGAAGCTTCCAAAAAAAGGGGAAATGTAGCACAAGAAAGCACAGATACTGTGTGA